The genomic region TATAAACTCTGTTAAGTATGACAACCTAGATAagtaaatttaaaataaaaaagtgCAAACATATTATATCGATTGATCGTTACATGTCTCTTTTATGCTAATTTCCTTTACCGGCGAACCTCCATCTTCCATTGATAAGTAGTAGAATAATCCGTATTAATTGAGCCTCTCGTTCGAAAAGCGTATCATTTGAAGGCCGGTCCAGAGTTTTATGGTGCCCTGGGTGAGTCAACCGTACCATGCCCCTACTAAACTCTGTAAATAAACAACACCCCGTCTTTTATGGATTTGTAACCTAGTCAAGTTAGAGATCCTcacattattatttttaccaaatcGGTAAAATATTACATAATGAGGAGATATAATCGTAATATCTTACCCGTTTAAGATGCACCACTACTTAAATTGACCCATTGATAATTAAATGTGTCGAAATATCCATCTCTGGGATGTTTATGCAGTTGTATCCTTTCTCTGTTGAATGAACTTTTGCTATTTGATCTTTGACTTTGACCGAGAGCAGGATTCGACGTGGTCACCAAGTTTATACACAAGTATGTGCATCCTGCCATTCAATGGGTCTGATTTCGTATCGTGATTTGGTGGGTGTCGCATATacagaagaggaaacgaaagccaTGGCTGCCGAAATCGAGGTTATTGATGGTCCTAACGATGAGGGTGAGATGTTTACCCGCCCCGGAAAATTGAGTGACCGATTTCCTCAACCGTATGCAAACGAGCAAGCGGCTAGATTTGCTAATGGTGGAGCCTATCCTCCAGACTTGAGTCTTATTACCAAAGTAAGTAACTTTTCAATTCCCGCTTTAAGATTTTTAAGTAGCATTTAGTATGTTGGAATCAGAGATGGGATTTTCAATTTTTTATAAAAACTTACTATTTATAATCAAATCACCCTTTTACAAAAAATAACTAAATAAGCTGTATTAGTGTAATCTTAACATATATTAATCTTATCTTATATATTGTATATAATAAAAGTCCAAAGCTTTTGATTAAATAATGTACATTGTGGGATTATAATCATACATCGTATTCACTTGGTTTCCTTGTACATTGCAGCCTATCTCACATCTCACATAACATTAAAATTATATGGAAATTTCATTTATTATACACTATGAATGATCTGTTCTGTTACCTATGTTCCATTCCTTCATCATCCGGTTCCAACaaaatagaaattagggtttttatttTTCTTGATAGCATTTTCTTTTATATTGTCTCTTCAGGCTCGGCACAATGGACAGAACTACGTATTTGCACTTCTGACTGGCTACCGTGATCCACCTGCTGGTGTTTCGGTCAGTACTACATTTTATACCCACTTATtctacaattttttttaaaatatacgcAAAAGTTACTGTACCAACATAGTAATCTAATGTTACACGTGAAACTCGTAACTATTTTTTATACACTATCTTTTTCAGTTTGCCAACTaaaatttatttaaacgaatataaaacTTGTTGCAGATCAGAGAAGGTTTGCACTATAATCCTTACTTCCCTGGTGGGGCAATTGCAATGCCTAAAATGCTCAACGATGGTGCTGTTGAGTATGAAGATGGCACTCCTGCTACAGAGGCTCAGGTTAGTCCCTCGGCGTTCGTGATCGATAGGTAGTTTGTTAGTGATTAAAATCCTTCTCGTTTCGGTATTCTGAAGTTGAATCACTTTTGTTTAATATCTGCAGATGGGAAAAGACGTTGTTTCGTTTTTGTGTTGGGCTGCAGAACCAGAAATGGAAGAAAGGAAATTGGTAACATTCATTAACACTAGTTTTGATCTTTCTTTAGAGATAATTTGAAAAATGCATTTAGTTTCGGACATATTACACTACTAGAAAATGTTAGATTTTGTAATATAGATATTAAAATTGTTTAGATAAGAAAATATTGGCTGGACCTCAAAACTTAGGAGTTGTGAAGAATAAATGGAGATATACTTCTAAAATATGGAATACTGTAGGTGGCAAATGGAGCGGGTTGTTAAAGTCGGGAATTTTTTGTACCGGTCAAAACGGGCGGGGCTGGGTGGGGCTGGCTGCCTTGTACTGTGGGATGCAATTGAAAGTGTGCGTTTGGCTATAGCTATAGAAATTAAAAAACGTTGACcatatctgttttatatatttttatattactatAGACAAGAGGACTTCCGGTTCAGCTGGTATTAACAGGGTCAttatgattttttattttttattttttttgaaagccACAAGGTGTGGAATTTATAGGACAGTATTAATTAAATTTTGGTTGTGTGATGCAGATGGGGTTTAAGTGGATATTTGTACTGTCACTCGCCCTGCTTCAAGCTGCGTACTACAGGCGTTTGAGGTGGTCAGTTCTCAAGTCCCGTAAGCTTGTTCTTGACGTCGTCAACTAAAATACCTTTCCATCAAAGGTTTGTGAGAAGATGTTGACGAGAATAAATTATAATTATCATCTGTAAAAGCATACCATGCATTTTTTGCCTGCTCTTGTATGAAAGAAGCTGCTGTATTTTGATAATGTATTAGCACTGGTTCTTTTGTTGAAACATTGAAGAAAGGAATAAGGGATTCACACTTCTTAATTAGAAACTTGCCTAGTTCGTATACATGAAGGTAAATTGGCATacatgtttttttatttatttttttagagCAGTGACGGGTTTAATTG from Rutidosis leptorrhynchoides isolate AG116_Rl617_1_P2 chromosome 9, CSIRO_AGI_Rlap_v1, whole genome shotgun sequence harbors:
- the LOC139865867 gene encoding cytochrome c1-2, heme protein, mitochondrial; amino-acid sequence: MAGGRGIYYLVRNRLLSQNAAPPVLSSLISKTDQDTSGSGGMKSLRALALLGAGVSGLLSFTTIASADEAEHGLECPSYPWPHQGILSSYDHASIRRGHQVYTQVCASCHSMGLISYRDLVGVAYTEEETKAMAAEIEVIDGPNDEGEMFTRPGKLSDRFPQPYANEQAARFANGGAYPPDLSLITKARHNGQNYVFALLTGYRDPPAGVSIREGLHYNPYFPGGAIAMPKMLNDGAVEYEDGTPATEAQMGKDVVSFLCWAAEPEMEERKLMGFKWIFVLSLALLQAAYYRRLRWSVLKSRKLVLDVVN